The Flavobacterium sp. 123 genome contains a region encoding:
- a CDS encoding DUF5687 family protein: MFKHFINLEFKAFFRSASLGKSIGLKIVMGFVAVYFLLAFLLLGIALYPILEQNFPNQKPILIVNNFVIFWMVIDFILRFFMQSLPVMNIKPLLVLPIKKEKVIHFVLLKSLTSVYNIFSLLVIIPFGTTCILNANYNIINILVWMLTMYILTLIVNYTNFLIKKKFAENIKTFLVFVVFGLALAAVEYFNIFKISTAIGTVLNTLIEQPLLVIIPILILAGIYFLNFSYLKHNFYLDNSLQSKTQQVATTTDLGWTKRFGEIAPFLQLDLKLIWRNKRPRTTVWMSFLFLAYGLMIYTNPHYKDTPSFFVVVGILMTGIFMLNFGQFIPSWDSNYYGMMMSQNIPMKQYLTSKAGLMSVSIVILAILSTPYLYFGWRILAINLACATYNLGVNIPILLFAGSYNKKKIDLEKSPFMNYQGAGATQWIVGLPLMIVPAIVFYGVSTILNSEIALIVLSSLGIIGIGMRSFLIDKIAEGFRKRKYATIEGFKQQEN; this comes from the coding sequence ATGTTCAAACATTTTATTAATCTTGAGTTTAAGGCCTTTTTTCGTTCGGCAAGTTTAGGAAAAAGCATAGGTCTAAAAATAGTAATGGGGTTTGTGGCGGTTTATTTTTTACTTGCTTTTTTGCTTTTAGGAATTGCTTTGTATCCTATTTTAGAGCAAAATTTCCCCAACCAGAAACCAATATTGATTGTAAATAATTTTGTGATTTTCTGGATGGTTATTGATTTTATTTTGCGATTTTTTATGCAAAGTTTGCCAGTTATGAATATTAAACCATTGCTGGTTTTGCCTATAAAGAAAGAGAAAGTTATTCATTTTGTATTACTCAAAAGCCTGACTTCGGTTTATAATATTTTTTCATTATTGGTTATTATCCCTTTTGGGACAACGTGTATTTTGAATGCTAATTATAATATTATCAACATATTAGTTTGGATGTTGACGATGTATATTTTGACTTTGATTGTTAATTACACCAATTTTTTAATAAAGAAGAAGTTTGCTGAAAATATTAAAACCTTTCTTGTTTTTGTGGTTTTCGGTTTGGCTTTAGCGGCAGTAGAATATTTCAATATTTTTAAAATCAGCACCGCGATTGGAACGGTTTTAAACACATTGATAGAACAACCTTTATTAGTAATTATTCCAATTTTGATTTTGGCAGGAATTTACTTTTTGAATTTCAGTTATTTAAAACATAATTTTTATTTGGATAACAGCTTACAATCAAAAACGCAGCAAGTAGCAACTACAACTGATTTAGGTTGGACAAAACGCTTTGGTGAAATTGCTCCTTTTTTACAATTGGATTTAAAATTAATTTGGAGAAACAAACGACCACGAACTACGGTTTGGATGTCGTTTCTTTTTTTGGCTTACGGATTAATGATTTACACGAATCCACATTATAAAGATACACCGTCCTTTTTTGTAGTGGTGGGAATCTTGATGACAGGAATTTTTATGCTCAATTTTGGACAATTTATTCCTTCTTGGGACAGCAATTATTACGGAATGATGATGTCACAAAATATTCCCATGAAACAATATTTGACTTCAAAAGCAGGATTAATGTCGGTTTCGATTGTTATTTTAGCCATTTTGAGTACGCCTTATCTTTATTTTGGTTGGAGAATTCTAGCAATTAATTTAGCTTGTGCTACCTATAATTTGGGAGTAAATATCCCTATTTTATTATTTGCAGGTTCTTACAACAAAAAGAAAATTGATTTAGAAAAAAGTCCTTTTATGAATTATCAAGGAGCGGGCGCAACCCAATGGATTGTTGGATTGCCTTTAATGATAGTTCCTGCAATAGTTTTTTACGGCGTTTCTACTATTTTAAATTCAGAAATAGCTTTAATAGTTTTGTCATCACTTGGAATCATAGGGATAGGAATGAGAAGTTTTCTAATAGACAAAATTGCCGAAGGCTTTCGAAAAAGAAAATATGCTACTATTGAAGGCTTTAAACAACAAGAAAATTAA
- a CDS encoding ferredoxin--NADP reductase, producing MPSFLKLIIKEVKRETKDAVSVLFNVPEELKPNYTFVAGQYINLRLTLDNQEIRRAYSLCSAPESGELRIAVKAVKNGLFSQFANTKLKAGDVLEVGKPEGKFTFEPQIDRQKNYVAFVAGSGITPVLSILKSVLKSEPKSSFVLVYGNKSPEETIFHQELHDLQLQYVGRLFVHYVFSQAKAENALFGRIDKSVVNFVLNNKHKELEFDKFYLCGPEEMINTVSGVLKEKNIKESAIKFELFSSSAKEHKIEKSLEGHTKITIFVDDEETTFEMSQKQTILDAALKQGIDAPYSCQGGICSSCLARITSGTAEMTKNSILSDKEIAKGLILTCQAHPTSENLSIDFDDV from the coding sequence ATGCCGTCTTTTTTAAAACTTATTATAAAAGAAGTAAAACGCGAAACCAAAGATGCGGTTTCCGTACTTTTTAATGTTCCTGAGGAATTAAAACCAAACTATACTTTTGTTGCGGGTCAATATATTAATCTTAGACTTACCTTAGACAATCAAGAGATTCGTCGTGCGTATTCGCTTTGTTCTGCTCCCGAAAGTGGGGAATTAAGAATCGCTGTAAAAGCAGTAAAAAATGGACTTTTTTCACAGTTTGCCAATACAAAACTAAAAGCAGGTGATGTGCTTGAAGTAGGGAAACCGGAAGGAAAATTTACTTTCGAACCACAAATTGATCGTCAAAAAAACTATGTTGCTTTTGTAGCTGGTAGCGGAATCACGCCTGTGCTTTCTATCTTAAAATCGGTTTTAAAAAGCGAACCTAAAAGTTCTTTTGTATTAGTTTATGGTAATAAATCCCCTGAGGAAACTATCTTTCACCAAGAGTTGCACGATTTGCAATTGCAATATGTAGGACGTCTTTTTGTGCATTATGTTTTCAGTCAAGCCAAAGCAGAAAATGCATTATTTGGACGAATTGATAAATCAGTAGTGAATTTTGTTTTAAACAACAAACACAAAGAATTAGAATTTGATAAGTTCTATTTATGTGGTCCTGAGGAAATGATTAATACTGTTTCTGGTGTTCTAAAAGAAAAGAATATCAAAGAATCAGCGATAAAATTTGAGCTGTTTTCTTCTTCTGCGAAAGAGCATAAAATTGAAAAATCATTAGAAGGACATACTAAAATTACCATCTTTGTTGATGATGAGGAAACGACTTTTGAAATGTCTCAAAAGCAAACTATTCTTGACGCTGCATTGAAACAAGGTATTGATGCTCCGTATTCTTGTCAAGGCGGAATTTGTAGTAGTTGTTTAGCCCGAATTACTTCTGGAACAGCCGAAATGACTAAAAATTCTATTCTTTCTGATAAAGAAATTGCTAAAGGATTAATCCTGACTTGTCAAGCACATCCGACCTCAGAAAATCTTTCAATAGATTTTGATGACGTATAA
- a CDS encoding glycosyltransferase family 9 protein, with protein sequence MRLSAMGDVAMTVPVLRAFVKQYPEVKITLVSRPFFKPFFEEIPNISFFAFDEKERHKGFIGLLRLFQDLKVLHIDAFADLHNVLRSKVVRTFFSLYGKKVAAVDKGRAEKKALTQAENKTFKPLPTMFERHVRVFEQLGFTVDLSSRSVGTVFPEKAVLSPEILAVIGEENKTLIGIAPFAQYDSKVYPLDLMQEVINQLSESRNLGKFYKILLFGGGKKEIEILNSLSANKQNVITVAGKLKFQQELQLISNLDVMLSMDSGNAHIAAMLGVKVITLWGATHPFAGFSPFNQPLENALVSDRNLFPKLPTSVYGNKKVEGYENAMRTITPETIVEKITTSLK encoded by the coding sequence ATGAGACTTTCCGCAATGGGAGATGTCGCCATGACGGTTCCTGTTTTACGCGCCTTTGTAAAGCAGTATCCAGAAGTAAAAATTACGTTAGTTTCTCGTCCTTTTTTCAAACCTTTTTTCGAAGAAATTCCTAATATTTCTTTTTTTGCTTTCGATGAAAAAGAACGGCACAAAGGATTTATAGGATTGTTACGTTTGTTCCAAGATTTAAAAGTACTTCATATCGATGCTTTCGCAGATTTGCACAATGTATTGCGGTCTAAAGTTGTCCGTACTTTTTTTAGTTTATATGGCAAAAAAGTGGCTGCAGTTGATAAAGGGAGAGCGGAGAAAAAAGCCTTGACTCAAGCCGAAAATAAAACTTTCAAACCATTACCAACTATGTTTGAAAGGCACGTAAGAGTTTTTGAACAACTCGGTTTTACGGTTGATTTATCATCCCGAAGTGTCGGGACAGTTTTTCCTGAAAAAGCAGTTTTAAGTCCGGAAATTCTAGCGGTAATTGGCGAAGAAAATAAAACACTAATTGGGATTGCTCCATTTGCACAATACGATTCCAAAGTGTATCCTTTGGATTTGATGCAGGAAGTCATCAACCAATTATCAGAATCTCGAAATTTAGGAAAATTCTATAAAATCTTGCTTTTTGGCGGAGGAAAAAAAGAAATAGAAATCTTGAATTCGCTTTCAGCCAATAAACAAAATGTAATTACAGTGGCTGGTAAACTGAAATTTCAGCAAGAATTACAACTCATCAGTAACCTTGATGTAATGCTTTCTATGGATTCTGGAAATGCACATATTGCAGCCATGTTAGGTGTAAAAGTGATTACGCTTTGGGGCGCAACTCATCCTTTTGCGGGATTTTCACCTTTCAATCAACCTTTAGAAAACGCATTGGTTTCAGATAGAAATTTGTTTCCAAAATTACCCACATCCGTTTATGGAAATAAAAAAGTGGAAGGCTATGAAAATGCCATGAGAACGATTACTCCTGAAACTATTGTTGAAAAAATCACCACGTCATTAAAATAA
- a CDS encoding DUF4254 domain-containing protein, whose protein sequence is MFSKLAYSVFEQSIKDYHQFDNVDQPINNPFPKDKFEHLLYLKNWIDTVQWHFEDIIRDPKIDPVAALTLKRRIDASNQERTDMVEYIDSYFLQKYSHVNVKENAKINSESPAWAFDRLSILALKIYHMQEEATRAEATQEHRDKCQEKLNILLEQRTDLSTAIDDLLTDIENGDKFMKVYKQMKMYNDDDLNPVLYQAKK, encoded by the coding sequence ATGTTTTCAAAATTAGCTTATTCTGTTTTCGAACAAAGTATTAAAGATTATCATCAGTTTGATAATGTAGATCAGCCTATTAACAATCCTTTTCCAAAAGATAAATTTGAACATTTATTGTACTTAAAAAACTGGATTGATACCGTTCAATGGCATTTTGAGGACATCATTAGGGATCCAAAAATTGATCCAGTTGCTGCCTTAACTCTAAAAAGAAGAATTGACGCCTCTAATCAGGAACGTACTGATATGGTGGAATATATTGATAGTTATTTTCTTCAAAAATACAGTCATGTAAATGTAAAAGAAAATGCCAAAATCAATTCAGAAAGTCCAGCTTGGGCTTTTGACAGATTGTCGATTTTAGCATTGAAAATTTATCATATGCAAGAAGAAGCTACTCGTGCTGAAGCTACTCAAGAACATAGAGATAAATGTCAAGAAAAATTAAACATTTTATTGGAGCAAAGAACAGATTTATCAACTGCTATTGATGATTTATTGACGGACATTGAAAACGGCGATAAATTCATGAAAGTGTACAAACAAATGAAAATGTACAATGATGATGATTTGAACCCAGTTCTGTATCAAGCCAAAAAATAA
- the upp gene encoding uracil phosphoribosyltransferase — MQIHHLSENNSVLNHFLAEIRDVSIHNDSMRFRRNIERIGEIMAYELSKNLHYDEVDIKTPLGIKKTSKIKDQLVLCTILRAGLTLHQGFLNYFDAAENGFISAYRYHPNHDDAFEIKVEYQAVADINGKNMLLLDPMLATGQSIVAVYNRLMERGTPKEIHIAVVIAAPEGIDYLEKHLPNTCHLWIAASDEKLNEHSYIVPGLGDAGDLAFGEKL, encoded by the coding sequence ATGCAAATCCATCATCTTTCGGAAAATAATAGTGTTCTCAATCATTTTTTGGCAGAAATACGAGATGTTTCCATCCATAATGATAGTATGCGTTTTCGTAGAAATATAGAGCGTATTGGCGAAATAATGGCTTATGAATTAAGCAAAAATCTTCATTATGACGAAGTTGATATTAAAACTCCGCTTGGCATAAAAAAAACATCTAAAATAAAAGACCAATTGGTTTTATGCACCATTTTAAGAGCTGGTTTAACCCTGCACCAAGGTTTTTTGAACTATTTTGATGCTGCCGAAAATGGATTTATTTCTGCTTACAGATACCATCCCAATCATGATGATGCCTTTGAAATTAAAGTCGAATACCAAGCCGTTGCTGATATTAATGGGAAAAATATGTTGCTTCTTGATCCTATGTTAGCCACAGGACAATCTATAGTTGCGGTTTATAATAGATTAATGGAAAGAGGTACGCCAAAAGAAATTCATATTGCCGTAGTTATTGCTGCCCCGGAAGGAATTGATTATCTTGAAAAACATTTACCCAACACTTGCCATCTATGGATTGCTGCCTCAGATGAGAAACTCAATGAACACAGTTATATTGTTCCAGGATTAGGAGATGCGGGGGATTTAGCTTTTGGAGAAAAATTATAA
- a CDS encoding DUF6427 family protein, with amino-acid sequence MITSVFKKSTPLNYILVVFLILVFFLIYQFQDLSWMNMGVMIFHRVGLITFLLASVFITNFVVKKNGLSKDSSYTIFFYFLFLIFFPSVLDNLNLILANFFILLALRRLISLQSLKASKEKIFDASLWIFVAALFHFWSILYIVLVFISIIFHVSRDYRNWILPFIALFTATIIFMLFSIFFGIDVVNYITKSVTVNFKIDYFVNNYQNGALSIFVSIALFFVVSMFATLSNRPLLLHTSFKKIIACFFIGVVIFLISSNKSNDLLIFTFAPLSIMATAHIELAQQKLKQELVLGIFILCSLFAFFSQL; translated from the coding sequence ATGATAACAAGTGTTTTTAAAAAATCTACACCATTAAATTACATTTTGGTTGTATTTTTAATACTAGTTTTCTTTTTAATCTACCAATTTCAAGATTTATCTTGGATGAATATGGGCGTGATGATTTTTCATAGGGTAGGATTAATTACTTTTTTATTAGCTTCGGTATTCATTACTAATTTTGTTGTTAAGAAAAACGGACTGAGTAAAGACAGTAGCTACACCATTTTTTTCTACTTTTTATTTCTTATTTTCTTTCCTTCGGTATTAGATAATTTAAATTTAATTCTGGCTAATTTTTTTATTTTATTAGCACTCCGCCGATTGATTTCTTTGCAATCACTAAAAGCATCTAAGGAAAAAATATTTGATGCCTCATTATGGATTTTTGTGGCTGCATTATTTCATTTTTGGAGTATTCTGTATATTGTGCTTGTATTTATCTCAATTATTTTTCATGTATCAAGAGATTACAGGAACTGGATTCTTCCTTTTATAGCACTTTTTACGGCAACAATTATCTTTATGCTTTTTTCAATATTTTTTGGAATTGATGTCGTTAATTATATAACCAAAAGTGTAACGGTAAATTTCAAAATAGATTATTTCGTTAATAACTATCAAAATGGTGCTTTGTCAATCTTTGTGTCAATAGCTTTGTTTTTTGTAGTTTCAATGTTTGCGACTCTTTCAAATAGACCGTTATTGTTGCATACGTCATTCAAGAAAATAATTGCGTGCTTTTTTATTGGAGTTGTTATTTTCTTAATTTCATCTAATAAAAGCAATGATTTGTTGATTTTTACTTTTGCTCCATTATCTATTATGGCAACCGCTCATATCGAACTGGCGCAACAAAAATTAAAGCAAGAATTAGTTTTAGGAATCTTTATTTTATGTAGTTTATTTGCGTTTTTCTCGCAATTATAA
- a CDS encoding uracil phosphoribosyltransferase: MKAFFEGIQYLFVNILFAPLDFLRSLELSSWFGANTINWIFMIICASAMVYWIKQLRIFDEAGTENQDTTAHSFLK; encoded by the coding sequence ATGAAAGCATTTTTTGAAGGAATACAATATTTATTTGTAAACATCTTATTCGCACCACTAGATTTTTTAAGATCTTTAGAGCTTAGCTCTTGGTTTGGAGCTAATACAATCAACTGGATATTCATGATTATATGTGCATCTGCGATGGTATATTGGATCAAACAATTAAGAATTTTTGACGAAGCAGGAACAGAAAATCAAGATACTACCGCTCATTCTTTTTTAAAATAA
- the purD gene encoding phosphoribosylamine--glycine ligase codes for MTILLLGSGGREHAFAWKMIQSPLCDKLFVAPGNAGTAAIANNINISPTDFDTIKAFVLQEKVEMIVVGPEDPLVKGIYDFFLNDAELSHIPVIGPSKIGAQLEGSKEFAKEFLIRHKIPTAAYDSFTAETVEKGCDFLETLQPPYVLKADGLAAGKGVLIIHDLAEAKEELRNMLVHQKFGDASSKVVIEEFLDGIELSCFVLTDGKSYKILPTAKDYKRIGEGDTGLNTGGMGAVSPVPYVDAVLMEKIETRIVKPTIEGFQKDGIPYKGFVFIGLINVKNEPIVIEYNVRMGDPETEVVVPRLKTDLVELFLAVANEKLAEITLEVDERSATTIMVVSGGYPEDFEKGKVISGLENISDSIVFHAGTKLENGQVLSNGGRVLTVTSYGDNFEEAIKKSYQNIDKLNFDKMYFRKDIGNDLK; via the coding sequence ATGACTATTTTACTATTGGGTTCGGGCGGAAGAGAGCATGCATTTGCATGGAAAATGATTCAAAGTCCGCTTTGTGACAAACTTTTTGTAGCACCAGGAAATGCGGGTACTGCTGCAATAGCCAATAATATTAACATTAGCCCAACTGATTTTGACACTATAAAAGCATTTGTTCTTCAGGAAAAAGTGGAGATGATTGTAGTTGGTCCAGAAGATCCTTTGGTAAAAGGAATTTACGATTTCTTTTTAAATGATGCTGAATTGAGTCATATTCCAGTTATTGGACCATCAAAAATTGGAGCACAATTAGAAGGAAGTAAAGAATTTGCTAAAGAATTTTTAATCAGACATAAAATCCCAACAGCTGCTTACGATAGTTTTACGGCCGAAACGGTTGAAAAAGGATGTGATTTCTTAGAAACATTACAACCTCCGTATGTTTTAAAAGCAGACGGATTAGCAGCAGGAAAAGGCGTTTTGATTATTCACGATTTGGCTGAAGCCAAAGAAGAATTAAGAAATATGCTTGTTCATCAAAAATTTGGTGATGCAAGTTCAAAAGTGGTAATTGAAGAATTTTTGGACGGAATTGAGTTAAGCTGTTTTGTACTTACAGATGGTAAAAGCTATAAAATCCTGCCAACAGCTAAAGATTACAAACGTATTGGCGAAGGCGACACCGGATTGAATACAGGTGGAATGGGAGCAGTTTCCCCAGTTCCTTATGTTGATGCTGTTTTGATGGAAAAAATCGAAACACGTATTGTAAAACCAACGATCGAAGGTTTTCAAAAAGATGGAATTCCTTATAAAGGTTTTGTTTTTATTGGTTTGATAAATGTGAAAAACGAACCAATTGTAATTGAATATAACGTTCGTATGGGCGATCCAGAAACAGAAGTAGTTGTTCCAAGATTAAAAACGGATTTGGTAGAATTATTTTTGGCTGTAGCCAATGAAAAATTAGCTGAAATAACATTGGAAGTAGACGAAAGAAGCGCAACAACAATTATGGTTGTTTCAGGAGGATATCCAGAAGATTTTGAAAAAGGAAAAGTAATTTCTGGATTAGAAAATATTTCGGATTCAATTGTTTTTCACGCAGGTACAAAACTAGAAAACGGACAAGTGCTTTCTAATGGAGGTAGGGTTTTGACCGTTACTTCATATGGGGACAATTTTGAAGAGGCCATAAAAAAATCTTACCAAAACATAGATAAACTAAATTTTGATAAGATGTATTTTAGAAAAGATATTGGAAACGATTTAAAATAG
- a CDS encoding phenylacetate--CoA ligase family protein — protein sequence MLPFFDISLKLNGFPIKEAKTELKQIVDLSEKEYQVFLEKQKTKIVTFHLQNNPFYQKLVAPISLKKWENLPVLKKKNLQKPLIERLSKGYNLKNSYINKTSGSSGDPFIFAKDNYSHALTWASNSYRFAWYGIDFNSSYQARFYGIPMDFIGNKKERFKDFLGSRFRFTIFDLSDEILERFLKHFQRKKFDYINGYTSSIVLFAKFLQKKNIILKDICPSLKVCMVTSEMLFEEDKILLEKQFGIPIVNEYGASELDLIAFENPQGEWQVNSETLFVEILDKNNQAVPNGTEGRIVITSLFNKAHPFIRYDIGDIGILDEKSTLQKPILKKLIGRTNDVAILPSGKKSPGLTFYYVTKSIIEDDGNVKEFVIKQTKIDTFEVEYVSENELDLVQIQKIEQAIALYLEPNLIFTFYRKNSLERSNRGKLKQFKSMIK from the coding sequence ATGCTTCCATTTTTCGACATCTCTTTAAAACTAAATGGTTTTCCAATTAAGGAAGCCAAAACCGAATTGAAGCAAATCGTCGATTTATCCGAAAAAGAATATCAGGTTTTTCTTGAAAAACAGAAGACGAAAATTGTCACATTTCATTTGCAAAATAATCCTTTTTACCAAAAATTAGTAGCGCCTATTTCTTTAAAAAAATGGGAAAATTTACCTGTTTTAAAAAAGAAAAATCTTCAAAAACCTCTCATAGAAAGGCTTTCGAAAGGCTATAATTTAAAGAATAGTTACATCAATAAAACTTCAGGTTCCAGTGGTGATCCTTTTATTTTTGCCAAAGATAATTATAGTCATGCATTAACTTGGGCTTCAAATAGCTATCGTTTTGCTTGGTATGGAATAGATTTTAATTCCTCTTATCAAGCACGTTTTTATGGAATTCCGATGGATTTTATTGGAAATAAAAAAGAACGTTTCAAGGATTTTTTAGGTTCTCGATTTCGGTTTACAATTTTTGATTTGTCAGATGAAATTCTAGAGCGTTTTCTAAAACATTTTCAAAGAAAAAAATTCGATTATATCAACGGATATACTAGTTCAATTGTGTTATTTGCTAAATTTTTGCAGAAAAAAAACATCATTTTAAAAGATATTTGCCCGAGTTTAAAAGTATGTATGGTCACTTCTGAAATGCTTTTTGAAGAAGATAAAATACTTTTAGAAAAACAATTTGGCATTCCTATCGTCAATGAATATGGGGCTTCGGAACTGGATTTAATTGCTTTTGAAAATCCTCAAGGAGAATGGCAAGTCAATTCAGAAACCTTGTTTGTCGAAATTTTAGACAAAAACAATCAAGCTGTTCCAAACGGTACTGAAGGCAGGATTGTTATTACTTCCTTATTCAATAAAGCACATCCATTCATTCGATATGATATAGGTGATATTGGAATTTTGGACGAAAAAAGCACCTTACAAAAACCCATTCTAAAGAAATTAATAGGTAGAACTAATGATGTTGCGATTTTGCCCAGCGGAAAAAAATCGCCTGGACTTACATTTTATTATGTAACCAAAAGCATTATTGAAGATGATGGAAACGTTAAAGAATTTGTGATAAAACAAACCAAAATAGATACTTTTGAAGTTGAATATGTAAGTGAAAATGAATTAGATTTGGTACAAATACAAAAAATAGAACAAGCGATTGCTCTGTATTTAGAACCCAATTTGATATTTACTTTTTATAGAAAAAACTCTTTGGAAAGAAGCAATCGAGGAAAATTAAAACAATTTAAATCAATGATTAAATAG
- a CDS encoding glycosyltransferase family 2 protein gives MEKPLVSIIIPAFNAEKFIAQTILSVQNQTYNNWEIILVDDKSTDNTVVIVKEIALNEKRIQFFQLEQNSGTGIARNYALNHAKGRYIAFLDADDLWKPNKLDKQVEFLTKQNLPFTFSFYDCIDEEGKSLHKTVECPKLLTYKQLFFCNYVGNLTGIYDVNYFGKIAISSIRKRQDWMHWLTIFKKIKSANPIPESLAYYRIRQNSISASKVDLIKHNFSVYRLFHKYNLALSIVCMIGFLFTQLVLKPRYIKTI, from the coding sequence ATGGAAAAACCATTAGTGTCCATAATTATACCCGCTTTTAATGCTGAAAAATTTATTGCACAAACTATTTTGTCTGTCCAAAACCAAACCTATAACAATTGGGAAATAATTTTGGTTGATGATAAATCAACGGATAATACAGTTGTCATTGTAAAAGAAATTGCCCTAAATGAAAAAAGAATTCAATTTTTTCAACTCGAACAGAATTCAGGAACGGGCATAGCTAGAAATTACGCTTTGAATCACGCAAAAGGACGTTATATTGCGTTTTTAGACGCAGATGATTTATGGAAACCAAATAAGCTGGACAAACAAGTTGAGTTTCTTACAAAGCAGAATTTACCATTTACATTCTCCTTTTATGATTGCATTGATGAAGAAGGGAAATCGTTACATAAAACGGTTGAATGCCCTAAGTTACTTACTTATAAACAGTTGTTTTTTTGTAATTATGTTGGCAATCTTACCGGAATCTACGATGTAAATTATTTTGGAAAAATTGCTATTTCTTCCATTCGTAAAAGACAGGATTGGATGCATTGGCTTACTATTTTTAAGAAAATTAAAAGTGCGAATCCCATTCCAGAAAGTTTAGCCTATTATAGAATTAGACAAAACTCCATATCAGCCTCAAAAGTTGATTTGATCAAACACAATTTCTCCGTTTATAGATTGTTTCATAAATATAATTTAGCCCTTTCTATAGTGTGTATGATTGGTTTTTTATTCACTCAATTAGTACTAAAACCAAGGTATATTAAAACTATTTAA
- a CDS encoding sugar transferase, with translation MKGEFVDFKNLVVDNGVVETQTLKFISDPKEIFSKNLGVEFYTTFPSQKTILHNPAIKIFKRTFDIVFSLIVIIGILSWLIPILAVLIKLESNGPVFFKQGRPGIGENEFFCYKLRSMRINKTSEEEISKDDPRVTKVGKFMRKTSIDEMPQFLNVLLGDMSVVGPRPHLWAQNIEYGNRIKKYMVRHCVKPGITGLAQVSGYRGKIEKDQDMINRVKFDVFYIENWSFLLDLKIIYQTVVNILKGEEKAY, from the coding sequence ATGAAAGGTGAATTTGTGGATTTCAAAAACCTTGTCGTTGACAATGGTGTTGTTGAAACTCAAACCTTAAAATTTATTTCTGACCCGAAAGAGATTTTTTCAAAGAATTTAGGAGTGGAATTTTACACTACATTTCCATCACAAAAGACAATACTTCACAATCCAGCAATAAAGATTTTTAAAAGAACATTTGATATTGTTTTTTCATTGATTGTTATAATTGGAATATTATCTTGGCTAATTCCAATTCTTGCAGTCTTAATAAAATTAGAATCGAATGGGCCTGTTTTTTTTAAACAAGGGAGACCTGGAATTGGTGAAAACGAATTTTTTTGTTACAAATTAAGATCGATGAGAATCAATAAAACATCTGAGGAAGAAATTTCAAAGGATGATCCTCGAGTGACTAAAGTGGGGAAATTTATGCGAAAAACAAGTATCGATGAAATGCCACAGTTTCTAAATGTTTTATTGGGAGATATGTCAGTTGTGGGACCACGTCCGCATCTTTGGGCTCAAAATATTGAGTATGGAAATCGAATAAAAAAATATATGGTTCGGCATTGTGTTAAACCAGGAATTACTGGATTAGCGCAAGTAAGCGGATATCGAGGTAAAATAGAAAAGGATCAAGACATGATTAATAGAGTAAAATTTGATGTTTTTTATATCGAAAACTGGTCATTTTTACTTGATTTAAAAATTATTTACCAAACAGTTGTCAATATTTTAAAAGGAGAAGAAAAAGCATATTAA